One region of Limnospira fusiformis SAG 85.79 genomic DNA includes:
- the gltX gene encoding glutamate--tRNA ligase, whose amino-acid sequence MTVRVRLAPSPTGNLHIGTARTAVFNWLFARNQGGEFILRIEDTDQERSRPEFTQNILDGLTWLGLNWDKGPFFQSERLDLYRKAICKLLDAGLAYRCYCTPEELEEMRSAQKAKNQAPRYDNRHRDLTAAQRAALEAEGRSAVIRFKIDDNREIRWNDLVRGSVVWKGSDLGGDMVIARASSSNAIGQPLYNLAVVVDDIDMQITHVIRGEDHIANTAKQILLYEALGGTVPEFAHTPLILNPDGRKLSKRDGVTSISDFQNLGYTAPALANYMTLLGWTPTDSTQEIFTLEQAAKNFGFDRVNKAGAKFDWDKLDWLNGQYIHNLPVSELTDMLIPYWKEAGYDFDPQSDRLWLEQLTTLIGPSLTRLKDAVDMAAMFFPSSVSLDEEAQQQLQQEGAQTVLAAIKDKLESEPTLTADTVKDMIKAVTKETKLKKGLIMRSLRAALTGAVHGPDLVESWLLLHQRGTDLTRLQNILDR is encoded by the coding sequence ATGACTGTCAGAGTTCGTTTGGCTCCTAGCCCTACAGGTAATCTACACATTGGTACAGCCAGAACCGCTGTATTTAACTGGCTTTTCGCCCGAAATCAGGGCGGTGAGTTTATACTACGCATTGAAGATACAGATCAAGAGCGATCGCGTCCTGAATTTACCCAAAATATTTTAGATGGACTAACCTGGTTGGGTCTAAATTGGGATAAAGGGCCGTTTTTTCAGTCCGAGCGCCTGGACTTGTACCGGAAAGCTATCTGTAAACTCCTAGATGCGGGTTTGGCTTACCGTTGCTATTGTACTCCGGAAGAACTTGAGGAAATGCGATCGGCTCAAAAAGCTAAAAATCAAGCTCCTCGCTATGATAACCGCCACCGCGACCTAACCGCAGCACAAAGGGCGGCTTTGGAAGCTGAAGGCCGCAGTGCCGTGATTCGCTTTAAAATAGACGACAACCGAGAAATTAGATGGAATGATTTGGTCAGGGGTTCGGTAGTCTGGAAAGGCTCCGACTTGGGGGGAGATATGGTCATTGCTAGGGCTTCCAGTAGCAATGCGATCGGTCAGCCTCTCTATAATTTGGCGGTGGTGGTCGATGATATTGATATGCAGATCACCCATGTAATTCGCGGTGAAGACCATATCGCTAATACTGCCAAACAGATACTACTCTACGAAGCCTTGGGGGGAACGGTTCCAGAATTCGCCCACACTCCTTTGATTTTGAATCCTGATGGCCGTAAACTATCTAAGCGGGACGGGGTGACTTCTATCTCAGATTTCCAAAATTTGGGTTACACAGCCCCCGCTTTGGCTAATTATATGACACTATTGGGTTGGACTCCCACTGATTCTACTCAGGAAATCTTTACCCTAGAACAGGCGGCGAAAAACTTTGGTTTTGATAGGGTCAATAAGGCGGGGGCAAAATTTGACTGGGATAAGCTCGATTGGTTGAATGGTCAGTATATCCATAATCTGCCAGTGTCGGAATTAACAGATATGTTGATTCCCTATTGGAAAGAGGCGGGTTATGACTTCGACCCACAGAGCGATCGCCTTTGGTTGGAACAGTTAACAACCCTCATTGGTCCTAGTCTTACCCGTCTCAAAGATGCAGTAGATATGGCCGCGATGTTCTTTCCCTCCAGTGTCAGTTTAGATGAAGAAGCCCAGCAGCAGTTGCAACAAGAGGGAGCCCAAACCGTCTTGGCAGCTATCAAGGATAAACTCGAATCTGAGCCTACACTGACAGCAGATACCGTCAAGGATATGATCAAAGCTGTTACCAAAGAGACGAAACTTAAAAAAGGGCTGATCATGCGATCGCTCAGAGCAGCTCTCACTGGGGCTGTTCATGGCCCGGATTTAGTTGAGTCCTGGCTGCTTCTTCATCAGCGAGGAACTGATCTAACTCGCTTGCAAAACATATTAGATCGTTAA
- a CDS encoding CAAD domain-containing protein, with product MADSSKSKPQDDKTPIEDKKSATKADTTPAKSSTPKDHEPVVEAKPAAKTPEPKPEPKPEPKAEPKPEPVAAKPPEPKPEPKPEPKAEPKPEPVAAKPPEPKPEPKAEPKPEPVAAKPPEPKPEPKAEPKPEPVAAKPPEPKPEPKPEPKPEPKPEPVAAAQPAAITTEPTLEGGVDMPEVDVTAIKEKVLDFFSNLPENFSKFFSEYYRPLTTVILIIVLFVTLRVLVGVIDIINQIPLVKPSLEMVGIGFSGWFVYRYLLRSETREELVNKWREFKKDVFGEN from the coding sequence ATGGCGGATAGCTCTAAATCCAAACCACAAGACGATAAAACTCCCATTGAGGATAAAAAGTCTGCTACTAAAGCAGATACTACTCCAGCTAAATCCTCTACTCCCAAAGATCACGAACCTGTGGTTGAGGCTAAACCTGCTGCTAAAACCCCAGAACCCAAACCAGAACCAAAACCAGAACCCAAAGCCGAACCGAAACCAGAACCTGTGGCTGCTAAACCCCCAGAACCAAAACCAGAACCAAAACCAGAACCCAAAGCCGAACCGAAACCAGAACCTGTGGCTGCTAAACCCCCAGAACCAAAACCAGAACCCAAAGCCGAACCGAAACCAGAACCTGTGGCTGCTAAACCCCCAGAACCAAAACCAGAACCCAAAGCCGAACCGAAACCAGAACCTGTGGCTGCTAAACCCCCAGAACCGAAACCGGAACCAAAACCGGAACCAAAACCGGAACCAAAACCGGAACCTGTAGCCGCTGCTCAACCTGCTGCTATAACTACCGAACCCACACTTGAGGGGGGTGTAGATATGCCGGAAGTAGATGTAACAGCGATTAAAGAAAAAGTCCTGGACTTTTTCTCGAATTTACCAGAAAACTTTAGTAAGTTTTTCAGTGAATACTACCGTCCGCTAACAACTGTAATTCTGATTATTGTGTTGTTTGTAACGCTGCGGGTGTTAGTTGGGGTGATTGATATTATTAATCAAATCCCCCTAGTTAAACCCAGTTTAGAAATGGTGGGAATTGGATTCTCTGGATGGTTTGTCTATCGCTATTTACTGCGGAGCGAAACTCGGGAAGAACTGGTTAATAAGTGGCGCGAGTTTAAGAAAGATGTGTTTGGGGAAAATTAA
- the msrA gene encoding peptide-methionine (S)-S-oxide reductase MsrA, producing the protein MIETATFAAGCFWGVADKFSQINGVIETVTGYMGGHFPHPSYLDVAARITGHAEVVQLQYNPDVVSYEQLLEVFWQIHDPTSLNRQGPDRGEQYRSAIFYHNSQQEQIARKSKHQLQISGTYPRPIVTEIKPASEFYPGSGGP; encoded by the coding sequence ATGATAGAAACCGCAACCTTTGCAGCCGGATGCTTTTGGGGAGTCGCCGACAAATTTAGTCAGATCAACGGCGTGATAGAAACCGTCACCGGATATATGGGGGGACATTTTCCCCACCCATCTTATTTAGACGTAGCCGCTAGAATTACGGGTCATGCAGAAGTCGTACAGCTTCAATATAATCCTGATGTAGTTTCCTACGAACAACTATTAGAAGTCTTTTGGCAAATTCATGACCCCACCTCCCTAAACCGCCAAGGTCCTGACCGAGGTGAACAATACCGATCAGCAATTTTTTATCATAATTCCCAACAGGAACAAATCGCCAGAAAATCCAAACATCAACTGCAAATATCAGGAACCTATCCGCGACCTATTGTTACCGAAATTAAACCCGCATCCGAATTTTACCCCGGTTCCGGTGGTCCCTAA
- a CDS encoding SDR family oxidoreductase codes for MATYLVTGATGGIGLEFCRQLCDRQETVIAVCRHSSAELEQLGVRVESGCDITSPEAVSKLASNLKGSTIDVLINNAGILKRNTLENLDFDSIRQQFEVNALGPLRVTQALLPHLQSGSKIAIITSRMGSIGDNTSGSSYGYRMSKVAVSMAGKSLSHDLKPRGISVGILHPGLVRTRMTNFTGITPTESVQGLLARIAQLNLDNTGTFWHANGEVLPW; via the coding sequence ATGGCAACTTATTTAGTTACGGGTGCTACCGGAGGAATTGGCTTAGAATTTTGTCGTCAATTATGCGATCGCCAAGAAACTGTGATTGCAGTCTGTCGCCATTCTAGCGCCGAATTAGAACAATTAGGGGTGCGAGTCGAGTCTGGGTGTGATATCACCTCCCCAGAAGCCGTCAGTAAGTTAGCCTCCAATTTAAAAGGTAGCACTATTGATGTACTGATTAACAACGCGGGTATTTTAAAGCGTAACACCCTGGAAAACCTGGATTTTGATAGTATCCGCCAACAGTTTGAAGTCAACGCCTTGGGACCCTTGAGAGTCACTCAGGCTTTACTCCCTCACCTCCAGTCTGGCTCAAAAATTGCTATAATCACCAGTCGCATGGGTTCTATTGGTGACAATACCTCTGGGAGTTCCTATGGTTATCGAATGTCTAAAGTAGCCGTAAGTATGGCGGGAAAATCTCTCTCCCATGACTTAAAACCCCGAGGAATTTCTGTAGGTATTTTACACCCAGGCTTAGTCAGAACCCGCATGACTAACTTTACAGGGATTACTCCCACCGAGTCAGTACAGGGACTATTAGCCAGAATTGCTCAACTCAACTTAGATAATACTGGCACATTTTGGCACGCTAATGGTGAGGTACTTCCCTGGTAA
- a CDS encoding sensor histidine kinase, protein MTVISLLYGSVYFLSSHNLLPFVISLISVLGAAGIAWHSYQKQQKWHQEKQDLENHIQDLRDSGHLKQTQLEKSLQNLTEKFNNIELENIRLNNSNLRKDEFLRQTSHELRTPLNGIICSLQLLLDELYDNSDEETELLQQAYQSSLHLINLINQVLDLAKIEAGKVSIELKPIDLHASLTAAIYLQFGNFRKKNLQLYRQDFFQGIKIKADPNKLKQVLINVIGNAIKFTDRGNITIITQLRQVKSNPSDSPITMAVITVQDTGIGIEPKNQHRLFEAFQVENESNTNPQGSTGLGLMISKNLVEMMGGSIYLNSPGRNQGTTVEILLPLADQESEIDDSNIKYD, encoded by the coding sequence ATGACAGTTATTTCTTTATTATATGGCTCTGTTTATTTTTTATCGAGTCATAATCTGCTGCCTTTTGTGATTAGCTTGATTTCCGTGTTAGGAGCTGCTGGAATAGCTTGGCATAGTTACCAAAAACAACAAAAGTGGCATCAAGAGAAACAGGATTTAGAGAATCATATTCAAGACCTGCGCGATTCGGGGCATTTAAAACAAACTCAGCTAGAAAAAAGTTTGCAGAATTTAACCGAAAAATTCAATAATATTGAACTGGAAAATATCCGCCTTAACAATAGTAATCTCCGCAAAGATGAATTTCTGAGGCAAACATCCCATGAACTGCGAACACCCCTCAATGGCATTATCTGTTCTCTGCAACTGTTACTTGATGAGTTATATGATAACAGTGACGAAGAAACCGAACTGCTGCAACAAGCCTATCAGTCTTCTCTGCATTTAATTAACCTCATTAATCAGGTTTTGGATTTAGCAAAAATTGAAGCGGGGAAAGTCTCAATTGAGTTAAAGCCTATTGATTTGCACGCATCTCTAACCGCTGCTATTTATTTACAGTTCGGCAATTTTCGCAAGAAAAATCTACAGCTTTACCGACAAGATTTTTTTCAAGGCATTAAAATTAAAGCCGACCCCAACAAATTAAAACAAGTTTTGATTAATGTGATTGGTAATGCCATTAAATTTACAGACCGTGGTAATATTACGATTATTACTCAACTGCGACAGGTGAAATCTAATCCCAGCGACTCCCCAATCACTATGGCAGTTATCACTGTTCAAGATACCGGAATTGGTATTGAGCCGAAAAATCAACACCGACTTTTTGAGGCATTTCAAGTAGAAAATGAGTCTAACACTAATCCTCAAGGAAGTACGGGACTCGGTTTAATGATATCTAAAAATTTGGTGGAAATGATGGGGGGTAGCATTTATTTAAACAGTCCCGGAAGAAACCAAGGAACTACCGTAGAAATTCTGCTACCCCTAGCTGATCAAGAATCGGAAATTGATGATAGTAATATTAAGTATGATTAG
- a CDS encoding MDR/zinc-dependent alcohol dehydrogenase-like family protein, whose protein sequence is MKAVWLEHQQLELRTDIPTPTPSPGEALVRVLRAGICNTDLELLRGYYPYQGIPGHEFVGVVEQGPPNLLGRRVVGEINAACGKCRFCLTQQPTHCENRTVLGIVNRNGAFADYLTLPVQNLHLVPHSVSTDAATFTEPIAAALEIQQQLSIHPEWRVLVVGDGKLGQLIAQTLALTGCDLLAVGRHRDKLQLLENRGIKTGFADAVVDRSFDLAVECTGNPEGFTIARRSLRSRGILVLKSTYTGNLTIDVSSLVVDEITLLGSRCGPFVPALQLLAEFRVDVEPLIQAKYSLDDAIAAFNHAQKRGTLKVLVDVAGS, encoded by the coding sequence ATGAAAGCAGTTTGGCTGGAACATCAGCAACTGGAACTCCGCACCGACATACCCACGCCTACACCGAGTCCAGGAGAGGCATTAGTGCGAGTCCTGCGAGCCGGGATTTGCAACACTGACCTAGAATTGCTTAGGGGATATTATCCCTACCAAGGCATTCCGGGCCATGAATTTGTCGGTGTGGTGGAACAAGGTCCCCCTAATCTTCTGGGACGGCGGGTGGTGGGAGAAATTAACGCCGCCTGTGGGAAATGTAGATTTTGCCTGACTCAACAACCCACCCACTGCGAAAATCGCACTGTTCTGGGTATAGTTAACCGTAATGGTGCATTCGCTGATTATCTCACGCTTCCAGTGCAAAATTTACATTTAGTTCCCCATAGTGTTTCTACGGACGCGGCGACTTTCACGGAACCCATTGCGGCGGCGCTGGAAATTCAGCAACAGCTATCTATTCACCCGGAATGGCGGGTTTTAGTGGTCGGAGATGGCAAACTAGGACAACTAATCGCTCAAACTTTGGCTTTAACGGGTTGTGATTTGTTGGCTGTAGGTCGTCATCGCGACAAGTTACAATTATTAGAAAATAGGGGTATTAAAACGGGATTTGCTGATGCTGTAGTTGACAGGAGTTTTGATTTGGCGGTAGAATGTACTGGCAATCCTGAAGGATTTACGATCGCCCGTCGGAGTTTGCGATCGCGTGGTATTCTGGTCTTAAAAAGCACATATACGGGAAATTTGACTATTGATGTATCTTCTCTGGTGGTAGATGAGATTACTTTGCTAGGTTCCCGCTGCGGTCCTTTCGTTCCGGCTTTGCAACTGCTGGCAGAATTTCGGGTTGATGTGGAACCTTTGATTCAGGCTAAATATTCCTTAGATGATGCGATCGCTGCCTTTAACCATGCTCAAAAGCGGGGAACTTTAAAAGTTTTGGTTGATGTAGCAGGGTCTTGA
- a CDS encoding GTP-binding protein, whose amino-acid sequence MSRSDPSTAHFQRARSSLQQALKRYGQMRRQPDPRGSQLQATVQEQLDTLAANLEKLDQGLIRIAAFGLVSRGKSAVLNALLGQRVLQTGPTHGVTQWPRSVRWTVRPEEIREVEPIDVELIDTPGLDEVAGQIRGEMAREVSRQADLILFVVSGDLTRTEYEAIAELKRTQKPLIIVFNKIDLYPESEQEAIYRNLEKLAVRGSAMVPSSIEIVRVAAEPTPLQVRVEWPNGRTTQEWESPPPQIQELQRAIATIVYREGRSLLALNALVQAREADRAIARQTVRLHRAEAEDLIWKFTQYKAIAVAINPVAFLDVAGAFFADLLLIRALAKLYGLPITSYEAGKLWRQILASSGAILLGEIGSGLLLGIGKTGAVGVANFPGYAGAAITQAAIAGYGTYVVGRAAQVYLEQGCTWGEYGIDTVIQEIINQCDRETVIYRLRQEFDDFIG is encoded by the coding sequence ATGTCTCGATCTGACCCATCCACCGCCCATTTCCAACGTGCGCGCAGCAGTTTACAGCAGGCGTTAAAGCGTTATGGTCAAATGCGCCGCCAACCAGACCCACGGGGTAGCCAACTACAAGCTACAGTACAGGAACAGCTTGATACTCTGGCTGCTAATTTGGAAAAACTAGACCAGGGGTTAATTCGGATCGCCGCTTTTGGTTTGGTTAGTCGTGGAAAGTCGGCGGTTTTGAATGCTTTGTTGGGTCAGCGAGTCCTACAAACTGGACCAACTCACGGGGTCACGCAATGGCCGCGGTCTGTGCGCTGGACGGTGAGACCGGAAGAAATACGGGAAGTAGAACCCATTGATGTGGAGTTAATCGATACCCCTGGACTTGATGAAGTCGCGGGCCAGATTCGGGGTGAAATGGCGCGGGAGGTTAGCCGTCAGGCGGATTTGATTCTGTTTGTGGTGTCCGGGGATTTGACCCGCACGGAGTATGAGGCGATCGCAGAGTTAAAACGTACCCAAAAACCTTTGATTATCGTATTTAACAAGATTGACCTTTACCCCGAATCTGAACAGGAGGCGATTTATCGGAATTTGGAAAAGTTGGCGGTGAGGGGTTCGGCTATGGTTCCCTCCTCTATAGAAATTGTCCGGGTCGCTGCTGAACCTACCCCCCTACAGGTGCGGGTAGAATGGCCAAATGGCCGCACTACTCAGGAATGGGAGTCGCCACCGCCTCAAATTCAAGAGTTACAGCGGGCGATCGCTACTATTGTTTATCGGGAAGGGCGATCGCTTTTGGCTTTAAATGCTTTGGTTCAAGCGCGGGAAGCTGACCGAGCGATCGCACGCCAGACTGTTCGTTTACACCGTGCCGAAGCCGAAGATTTAATCTGGAAGTTTACCCAATATAAAGCCATAGCCGTCGCTATCAATCCCGTCGCCTTTTTAGATGTCGCGGGCGCTTTTTTCGCCGATTTGCTGTTAATTCGCGCCTTGGCTAAGTTGTATGGGTTGCCTATTACCAGTTATGAGGCGGGGAAATTATGGCGGCAAATTTTGGCCAGCTCTGGGGCGATTTTATTGGGTGAAATCGGTAGTGGTTTACTCCTAGGAATCGGCAAAACTGGCGCGGTAGGAGTGGCTAATTTTCCCGGCTATGCAGGAGCCGCTATTACTCAAGCTGCGATCGCTGGTTATGGTACTTATGTTGTCGGTCGCGCCGCCCAGGTTTACTTAGAACAGGGTTGCACTTGGGGGGAATATGGTATTGATACCGTCATTCAAGAGATTATTAATCAGTGCGATCGCGAGACGGTAATTTATCGTTTACGACAAGAATTTGATGATTTTATTGGATAG
- the thyD gene encoding thylakoid membrane protein ThyD produces MKVAITGATGFVGSHLVQQLHSLGYQIIVLTRNPDRGRRVFPVANYPQLEIVGYTPTESGSWEDAIAGCDGVVNLAGAPIADERWTEARKQELYQSRVIQTEKLVLACTKATPKPQVLVSTSAIGYYGTSETATFDESSPPGNDFLANLCQQWEAAAAPVKNSDIRLVILRFGIVLGMGGALGKMLTPFKLFAGGPLGSGKQWFSWIHISDLVNLIRFSLENPQVEGVLNATAPNPIRMNELCQQMGQIMNRPSWLPVPSFALEMLLGDAAIVVLEGQQVLPLRPQSYNFPYQYSTVKPALEEILA; encoded by the coding sequence ATGAAAGTAGCAATTACAGGAGCCACCGGATTTGTGGGTTCACATCTGGTCCAACAACTCCACTCCCTAGGTTATCAAATTATCGTGCTTACCCGTAACCCGGACAGAGGGCGGCGGGTGTTTCCCGTAGCCAACTACCCCCAACTAGAGATTGTGGGCTATACTCCCACCGAGTCAGGTTCATGGGAAGATGCGATCGCAGGCTGTGATGGTGTAGTCAACCTAGCCGGAGCCCCCATAGCCGATGAACGTTGGACAGAAGCCCGGAAACAGGAACTATACCAAAGTCGAGTTATCCAAACCGAAAAACTTGTCTTGGCTTGCACCAAAGCCACCCCTAAACCTCAAGTTTTAGTCAGTACCTCCGCCATAGGCTACTACGGAACCAGTGAAACAGCCACCTTTGACGAAAGCAGCCCCCCAGGAAACGATTTCCTAGCCAACCTCTGTCAGCAGTGGGAAGCAGCCGCCGCCCCGGTGAAAAACAGTGATATCCGTTTAGTGATCCTACGATTTGGTATTGTACTCGGTATGGGAGGTGCTTTGGGCAAAATGCTCACCCCCTTTAAACTATTTGCCGGGGGACCCCTGGGCAGCGGTAAACAGTGGTTTTCCTGGATTCATATTAGCGATTTAGTTAATCTAATTCGCTTCAGCTTAGAAAATCCCCAAGTTGAGGGGGTTCTTAATGCTACCGCCCCTAACCCGATCCGCATGAACGAACTATGCCAACAAATGGGTCAAATTATGAATCGTCCTTCCTGGTTGCCTGTGCCTAGTTTTGCTCTGGAAATGCTATTAGGAGATGCTGCTATCGTAGTATTAGAAGGCCAACAGGTGTTACCATTACGCCCCCAATCCTACAATTTTCCATATCAATATTCTACGGTGAAACCAGCCCTAGAGGAGATTCTCGCCTAA
- a CDS encoding DUF3352 domain-containing protein, whose protein sequence is MTLKKSKLIMATVAIAFTGTVAGLLYMRTLRVQVYSPEDSVRLVPENALMAVFVTPNPSALYYLRQFGNQQSRYHINQFLSSIKQQSLAGTSLNFDRDIKPWLGGILVSVLPSEKSEDADLLMILAIKNNWRANQFMSRLNAEVSVSGKPPQYRGITIYEYGEDSGKIYHIARVGDRLLVAASPEPIQKAIDTSFGEPNLAELWKGINAAETANQATTDISYPLSAAPFPTESHMVPMPLITIFVADYNLFLDKLSEFSDSSWESWSRVSKLAPIKSAMVSLGVEPTGFRMRGIMQQRRSPTPVNSSPQVGQILSRFPSETVAMVNSQGINALWLKLVDQSQIDPSIQDMVKQIRYGLAAIELDADEEVFGWMDGEFALAAIASEKGILAPLGLGGALVLETSNQAIAQNTLDQLDEIIAQSNPPVNVEQRTIEGIEVTEWNDPQQGTLFGHGWLTPNLLFVAFGGPVVEAMTQVPNPSLTETTRFQKITKSLPEPLHSYVYLDMENLLSWATSYLLAAPAVALPRRTISLLNSVQGVGISTTQPTDDHIAIEVLLTLKPRRY, encoded by the coding sequence ATGACCTTAAAAAAGTCTAAACTGATTATGGCTACTGTGGCGATCGCTTTTACGGGGACAGTGGCTGGACTGCTTTATATGCGAACTCTGCGAGTACAGGTTTATAGCCCAGAAGACAGCGTTCGATTGGTTCCTGAAAATGCACTCATGGCGGTTTTTGTTACCCCTAATCCATCGGCACTCTATTATTTAAGACAATTTGGTAATCAGCAGAGTAGGTATCATATAAATCAGTTTTTGTCAAGTATTAAACAACAGAGTTTAGCCGGAACTTCCCTAAATTTTGACCGAGATATTAAACCTTGGCTAGGGGGAATTTTAGTGAGTGTGTTGCCCTCAGAAAAGTCGGAAGATGCTGATCTACTCATGATATTAGCTATTAAAAATAATTGGCGGGCTAACCAGTTTATGAGTCGGCTAAATGCGGAAGTCAGTGTGTCAGGAAAACCGCCACAATACCGGGGTATTACTATTTATGAATATGGGGAGGATAGTGGTAAAATATACCATATAGCTAGAGTGGGCGATCGCCTGTTAGTAGCAGCTAGTCCCGAACCCATCCAAAAAGCGATCGACACGAGTTTTGGAGAACCTAACTTAGCCGAATTGTGGAAAGGTATAAACGCAGCCGAAACCGCCAATCAAGCCACAACTGATATTAGTTATCCCTTGTCCGCAGCACCATTTCCTACCGAATCCCACATGGTTCCCATGCCCTTAATCACTATTTTTGTGGCAGACTATAACCTATTTTTAGACAAATTATCCGAGTTTTCCGACTCGTCTTGGGAATCTTGGAGTCGGGTATCTAAATTAGCCCCAATTAAATCTGCCATGGTGAGTTTAGGGGTAGAACCAACAGGATTTAGGATGAGAGGGATAATGCAGCAGAGGCGATCGCCAACCCCCGTTAACTCCTCCCCCCAAGTAGGTCAAATTCTTTCCAGATTTCCCTCAGAAACTGTTGCTATGGTGAATAGTCAGGGAATTAATGCACTGTGGTTAAAATTGGTTGACCAAAGCCAAATTGATCCCAGTATTCAAGACATGGTAAAACAGATAAGGTATGGATTGGCCGCTATTGAACTTGATGCAGATGAGGAAGTATTTGGTTGGATGGATGGAGAATTCGCCCTGGCGGCGATCGCCTCCGAAAAAGGGATTCTCGCCCCCCTGGGATTAGGCGGCGCATTGGTCTTAGAAACCAGTAATCAGGCGATCGCCCAAAACACCTTAGACCAACTTGATGAGATTATCGCCCAAAGTAATCCCCCCGTTAACGTCGAACAGCGAACCATTGAAGGGATCGAAGTAACCGAATGGAATGACCCCCAACAAGGAACTCTGTTCGGACATGGATGGCTAACCCCTAATCTCCTATTTGTCGCCTTTGGTGGTCCTGTCGTTGAAGCCATGACTCAGGTTCCTAATCCATCCCTAACAGAAACAACCCGATTTCAGAAAATTACCAAATCTTTACCAGAACCATTACACAGTTATGTTTACTTAGATATGGAAAACCTACTGTCCTGGGCGACAAGCTACCTTCTAGCTGCGCCTGCTGTCGCCCTACCAAGGAGAACCATTAGCCTACTTAACTCAGTCCAAGGAGTTGGTATCAGTACCACTCAACCAACCGATGATCATATCGCTATTGAGGTACTTCTGACCCTAAAACCTAGAAGATACTGA
- a CDS encoding glycosyltransferase family 4 protein codes for MRILIYSYNYYPEPIGIAPLMTELAEGLVKRGHQVRVVTGMPNYPERRVYPEYQGKFYLTEQRNGVEIQRSFIWIKGPKPGLKARLMLDGSFITTSIVQAFKGWKPDVIFATIPPLLVSLPVAVYANIRRCPVVLNLQDMVSEAAMRVKLVEGDSFVLKTARKVEELSYKNVSRVSVIAEGFRDNLLRQGVPADKIAYIPNWVDTKFIHPLPKENNPFRQAHGLTDKFVVLYSGNIALTQGMDTVIKAAAKLQHISDIAFVIVGESKALANLQELCKVHQADNVLLRPFEPREKLPEMLAAADVGLVVQKRDVTAFNLPSKIPVILASGRAIVASVPDTGTAKVAVIKSGGGVVVPPEDPQAMADAVLKLYGDRHLVEALGKQGRKFAEEEFSFDLALSKYEALFTEVSNSR; via the coding sequence ATGCGGATCCTAATTTATTCCTACAACTACTATCCTGAACCCATTGGTATTGCTCCCTTAATGACTGAACTGGCTGAAGGTTTAGTTAAACGGGGTCATCAAGTGCGGGTAGTTACCGGAATGCCTAATTATCCAGAACGTCGCGTTTATCCAGAATATCAGGGTAAATTTTATCTGACTGAACAGAGAAATGGCGTAGAAATTCAGCGGAGTTTTATTTGGATTAAAGGACCTAAACCAGGCTTAAAAGCTAGGTTGATGTTAGATGGGAGTTTTATTACTACCAGTATTGTACAAGCATTTAAAGGCTGGAAACCTGACGTGATTTTTGCCACAATTCCCCCGTTACTTGTATCTTTGCCTGTGGCTGTATATGCGAACATTAGACGCTGCCCGGTCGTGTTAAATCTTCAGGATATGGTCTCGGAAGCAGCCATGCGGGTTAAGTTGGTTGAGGGGGATAGCTTCGTGTTGAAGACCGCCCGCAAAGTCGAAGAATTAAGTTATAAAAATGTGAGTCGAGTTAGTGTAATCGCTGAGGGATTTAGGGATAATTTATTACGGCAAGGTGTCCCCGCCGATAAAATTGCCTATATTCCTAATTGGGTGGATACCAAGTTTATTCATCCTTTGCCTAAAGAAAACAACCCCTTTAGGCAAGCCCACGGATTAACCGATAAATTCGTGGTGCTTTATTCTGGCAATATTGCCCTAACTCAAGGGATGGATACTGTGATTAAAGCAGCCGCTAAACTTCAGCATATTAGTGACATTGCTTTTGTGATTGTAGGGGAGTCTAAGGCTTTGGCAAATCTCCAAGAGTTATGTAAGGTTCATCAGGCAGATAATGTGTTATTACGACCCTTTGAACCCCGGGAAAAATTGCCGGAAATGTTGGCGGCGGCTGATGTGGGTTTGGTGGTGCAAAAACGAGATGTCACGGCGTTTAATCTACCTTCAAAAATTCCCGTGATTTTGGCTAGTGGTAGGGCGATCGTGGCATCGGTTCCAGATACTGGGACGGCTAAGGTGGCTGTCATCAAAAGCGGCGGCGGGGTGGTGGTTCCCCCGGAAGATCCCCAGGCTATGGCTGATGCGGTCTTGAAATTATATGGCGATCGCCACTTAGTCGAGGCCTTGGGTAAGCAGGGCCGTAAGTTCGCCGAGGAAGAATTTAGCTTTGATTTAGCTTTGAGTAAATATGAAGCCCTATTTACCGAGGTCAGCAACTCTCGTTAA